A portion of the Stella humosa genome contains these proteins:
- a CDS encoding TauD/TfdA dioxygenase family protein, with translation MTTMPEIEPLSDALGCRLTGIDLRGGIDDATFAVVEQALHDHLVVILPGQQGLDPARYLAFARRFGRPEPHVIDQFHHPADPNILILSNVVVDGQPTGLMDGGTYYHTDYSYLPVPARCTMLHAIRIADQGAGTGFANLRQAWEDLPADMQARIDGLVCRHHYGNRDDLDERSRTAASPLSSEQKAKMDWVRHPLVRRHPHTGRPTLYAVSGSSFGIDGMGDAEGVALLDELKAHATQPKYLHRPNYAEGDVVIWDNCCLLHSAPLADPAQPRTLWRITVKDAGPTC, from the coding sequence ATGACGACGATGCCTGAGATCGAGCCCCTGTCGGACGCCCTGGGCTGCCGCCTGACCGGCATCGACCTGCGCGGCGGCATCGACGACGCCACCTTCGCGGTCGTGGAGCAGGCGCTCCACGACCACCTGGTGGTGATCCTGCCGGGGCAGCAGGGGCTCGATCCGGCGCGCTACCTGGCCTTCGCCCGGCGCTTCGGCCGGCCGGAGCCGCATGTCATCGACCAGTTCCACCATCCGGCCGATCCGAACATCCTGATCCTGTCCAACGTCGTGGTGGACGGCCAGCCGACCGGCCTGATGGATGGCGGCACCTACTACCACACCGACTATTCCTACCTGCCGGTGCCGGCGCGCTGCACCATGCTGCACGCCATCCGCATCGCCGACCAGGGCGCAGGGACCGGCTTTGCCAACCTGCGCCAGGCCTGGGAAGACCTGCCGGCCGACATGCAGGCGCGCATCGACGGGCTGGTCTGCCGCCACCATTACGGCAACCGCGACGACCTCGACGAACGCTCGCGCACGGCGGCCTCGCCGCTGTCTTCGGAACAGAAGGCGAAGATGGACTGGGTCCGCCACCCGCTCGTCCGCCGCCATCCGCACACCGGCCGGCCGACCCTCTATGCCGTGTCGGGCAGTTCGTTCGGGATCGACGGCATGGGCGACGCCGAGGGCGTGGCCCTGCTGGACGAGCTGAAAGCCCATGCGACCCAGCCGAAGTACCTCCACCGGCCGAACTATGCCGAGGGCGACGTCGTGATCTGGGACAATTGCTGCCTGCTGCATTCCGCGCCCCTGGCCGACCCCGCCCAGCCGCGGACATTGTGGCGCATCACCGTCAAGGACGCCGGGCCGACCTGCTGA
- the pncA gene encoding bifunctional nicotinamidase/pyrazinamidase, which translates to MPPPTLDIGSAEALLIVDPQVDFCPDGALAVPGGDEIMAGINSLAERFGLVVVTQDWHPADHRSFASNHEGGIPFATVAMPYGLQVLWPDHCVQGTAGAAFHPAIAAGALTRAQLVLRKGHDREIDSYSAFFENDRRTPTGLAGYLRERGVQHCVLVGLAYDFCVAWSALDAVAQGFAVTVIKGLTRSIAIPGPDGIATDIAADRDLAAAGVQVIAAA; encoded by the coding sequence TTGCCGCCGCCCACGCTCGACATCGGTTCCGCGGAGGCGCTGCTGATCGTCGATCCGCAGGTGGATTTCTGTCCCGACGGCGCGCTGGCCGTGCCCGGCGGCGACGAGATCATGGCGGGCATCAACAGCCTGGCGGAGCGCTTCGGGCTGGTCGTCGTGACACAGGACTGGCACCCGGCCGACCACCGCTCCTTCGCCAGCAACCATGAGGGCGGCATCCCCTTCGCCACGGTCGCCATGCCCTACGGCCTACAGGTCCTGTGGCCGGACCATTGCGTGCAGGGGACGGCGGGTGCCGCGTTCCATCCCGCCATCGCGGCCGGCGCGCTGACCCGGGCCCAGCTCGTGCTGCGCAAGGGGCACGACCGCGAGATAGACTCCTACTCCGCCTTCTTCGAGAATGACCGCCGGACGCCGACCGGCCTTGCCGGCTACCTGCGCGAGCGCGGCGTGCAGCACTGCGTGCTGGTCGGGCTCGCCTATGATTTCTGCGTCGCCTGGTCGGCCTTGGATGCGGTGGCACAGGGCTTCGCGGTGACGGTGATCAAGGGCCTGACGCGGTCCATCGCCATCCCCGGCCCCGATGGCATCGCCACGGACATCGCCGCCGACCGCGATCTGGCGGCAGCCGGCGTCCAGGTCATCGCGGCGGCGTGA
- a CDS encoding GntR family transcriptional regulator, producing the protein MPKSHAAADRLDQLVRRLRNDIKFGSFSHGEWLKLIELQARYDATQFDIRKALAELKSQRLVEHRANHGFRVATPDPVQREQLYFVRTAIERSAAGLIVERASADDVAILERLAAAFDQTVESQGRQHQAAANAAFHDHFFAITGNPVLVETVQSLRERSHFGTSGRWRSTEGLRGSGAEHHEMVTAIGQRDADGLDRLIVRHIAAF; encoded by the coding sequence ATGCCCAAGTCGCACGCCGCCGCCGACCGGCTCGACCAGCTTGTCCGCCGGCTGCGCAACGACATCAAGTTCGGCAGCTTCAGCCATGGCGAGTGGCTGAAGCTGATCGAGCTGCAGGCGCGCTACGACGCCACCCAGTTCGACATCCGCAAGGCGCTGGCCGAGCTGAAGTCACAGCGCCTGGTGGAGCATCGGGCCAACCATGGCTTCCGCGTCGCCACCCCCGACCCGGTGCAGCGCGAGCAGCTCTATTTCGTGCGCACGGCCATCGAGCGCAGCGCCGCCGGATTGATCGTCGAACGCGCCAGTGCTGATGACGTCGCCATTCTGGAGCGCCTGGCGGCCGCCTTCGACCAGACGGTCGAGAGCCAGGGGCGCCAGCACCAGGCGGCTGCCAATGCCGCCTTCCACGATCATTTCTTTGCCATCACCGGCAACCCGGTGCTGGTGGAAACCGTGCAGTCGCTGCGCGAGCGCAGCCATTTCGGCACGTCCGGCCGCTGGCGCAGCACCGAGGGCCTGCGCGGCAGCGGTGCCGAGCACCACGAGATGGTGACGGCCATCGGCCAGCGCGACGCGGATGGGCTGGACCGGCTGATCGTCCGCCACATCGCGGCCTTCTGA
- a CDS encoding glutathione S-transferase N-terminal domain-containing protein — protein sequence MRLYMTAGSPYARIVRVQAHELGLTDRIEEVPATLRDPNSVVLAVSPLGRVPVLVTDDGIAISDTKAIAEYLDRLHVGPRFLPNGGTNLWHERAFEALAMGILDGAIAYGRELGRPVDKRSAAIFDGEVARAKRCLDHLETTADTIATSATFGPVTLACAIAYLDRLDTGSDWRDGRPALARWHAAMLARPSFVATAPPAKK from the coding sequence ATGCGCCTCTACATGACGGCGGGCTCGCCCTATGCCCGCATCGTGCGCGTGCAGGCCCACGAGCTGGGCCTGACCGACCGGATCGAAGAAGTGCCGGCGACGCTGCGCGATCCCAACAGCGTCGTGCTGGCGGTGTCGCCGCTCGGCCGCGTGCCGGTGCTGGTGACCGACGACGGCATCGCCATCAGCGACACCAAGGCGATCGCGGAATATCTGGACCGGCTGCATGTCGGCCCGCGCTTCCTGCCCAATGGCGGGACCAACCTGTGGCACGAGCGCGCCTTCGAGGCGCTGGCCATGGGCATCCTCGACGGCGCCATCGCCTATGGCCGCGAGCTGGGCCGCCCGGTCGACAAGCGCTCGGCCGCGATCTTCGACGGCGAGGTCGCGCGCGCCAAGCGTTGCCTCGACCATCTGGAGACGACGGCCGACACGATTGCCACCAGCGCCACCTTCGGCCCGGTGACGCTCGCCTGCGCCATCGCCTATCTCGACCGGCTCGACACCGGGTCGGACTGGCGCGACGGCCGGCCGGCGTTGGCGCGCTGGCACGCGGCCATGCTGGCCCGCCCGTCCTTCGTCGCCACCGCCCCGCCCGCCAAGAAGTAA
- the purB gene encoding adenylosuccinate lyase, with amino-acid sequence MIPRYSRPRMAAIWEPENRFRIWFEIEAHACDAQAELGVIPAEAARAVWERGRFEVDRIDEIERETRHDVIAFLTNLAEHVGPEARFVHQGMTSSDVLDTCLAVQLTQACDILIEDIDEVLAALRRRAIEHKHTVCIGRSHAIHAEPTTFGLKLAGHYAEFQRNRERMVAARREIATCAISGAVGTFANIDPRVEAHVAAKLGLEIEPVSTQVIPRDRHAMFFSVMGVVASGIERLAIEIRHLQRTEVREAEEYFAPGQKGSSAMPHKRNPVLTENLTGLARIIRAAVIPAHENVALWHERDISHSAVERVFGPDATIALDFALARTARVVDQLVVYPERMRANLETGGGIVHSQRVLLALTQKGASREDSYRLVQRNAMEAWHGRGQFLDLLKADAEVGRYLSPEEIAAQFDLGYHTRNVDTIFARVFGANEGRVT; translated from the coding sequence ATGATCCCCCGCTATAGCCGGCCGCGCATGGCCGCCATCTGGGAGCCGGAGAACCGGTTCCGCATCTGGTTCGAGATCGAGGCCCATGCCTGCGACGCGCAGGCCGAACTGGGCGTGATCCCGGCCGAGGCCGCGCGCGCGGTCTGGGAGCGCGGCCGCTTCGAGGTCGATCGCATCGACGAGATCGAGCGCGAGACCCGCCACGACGTCATCGCCTTCCTGACCAACCTGGCCGAGCATGTCGGGCCGGAGGCGCGCTTCGTCCACCAGGGCATGACCTCGTCCGACGTGCTCGACACCTGCCTGGCCGTCCAACTGACCCAGGCCTGCGACATCCTGATCGAGGACATCGACGAAGTCCTGGCGGCACTGCGCCGACGCGCGATCGAGCACAAGCACACCGTCTGCATCGGCCGCAGCCACGCCATCCATGCCGAGCCCACCACCTTCGGGCTGAAGCTGGCCGGCCACTATGCCGAGTTCCAGCGCAACCGCGAGCGCATGGTGGCGGCCCGCCGGGAGATCGCGACCTGCGCCATCTCGGGCGCGGTCGGCACGTTTGCCAACATCGACCCCCGCGTCGAAGCGCATGTGGCGGCCAAGCTGGGGCTGGAGATCGAGCCGGTCTCGACCCAGGTCATCCCGCGCGACCGCCATGCCATGTTCTTCTCGGTCATGGGCGTGGTCGCCAGCGGCATCGAGCGACTGGCGATCGAGATCCGCCACCTGCAGCGCACCGAGGTGCGCGAGGCGGAGGAGTATTTCGCGCCGGGCCAGAAGGGCTCGTCGGCGATGCCGCACAAGCGCAACCCGGTCCTGACCGAGAACCTGACCGGCCTTGCCCGGATCATCCGCGCGGCGGTCATACCGGCGCACGAGAACGTGGCCCTGTGGCACGAGCGGGACATCTCCCACTCCGCCGTCGAGCGGGTGTTCGGGCCGGACGCCACCATCGCGCTCGACTTCGCGTTGGCGCGCACCGCGCGGGTGGTGGACCAGCTCGTGGTCTATCCCGAGCGCATGCGGGCCAACCTGGAGACGGGCGGCGGCATCGTCCATTCCCAGCGCGTATTGCTGGCGCTGACCCAGAAGGGGGCCAGCCGCGAGGATTCCTATCGCCTGGTGCAGCGCAACGCGATGGAGGCGTGGCATGGCCGCGGCCAGTTCCTGGACCTGCTGAAGGCCGATGCCGAGGTCGGCCGCTACCTGTCGCCGGAAGAGATCGCCGCGCAGTTCGACCTCGGCTACCACACCCGCAACGTCGATACGATTTTCGCCCGCGTCTTCGGCGCGAATGAGGGGAGAGTGACTTGA
- the sugE gene encoding quaternary ammonium compound efflux SMR transporter SugE: MAWIILLAAGLFEIGWAVGLKYTEGFTRPLPTLLTAGSMVISLGLLGLALKSLPLGTAYAIWTGVGTVGTAILGMWLFQEQADAARLACIALIVAGIVGLKVVTPH, encoded by the coding sequence ATGGCATGGATCATCCTTCTGGCCGCCGGCCTGTTCGAGATCGGCTGGGCCGTCGGCCTCAAATACACCGAGGGCTTCACGCGGCCCCTGCCCACCCTGCTGACCGCGGGCTCCATGGTGATCAGCCTGGGCCTCCTGGGCCTGGCGCTGAAATCGCTGCCGCTCGGCACCGCCTATGCGATCTGGACCGGCGTCGGCACGGTCGGCACCGCCATCCTCGGCATGTGGCTGTTCCAGGAGCAGGCCGACGCCGCGCGCCTGGCCTGCATCGCGCTGATCGTGGCGGGTATCGTGGGGCTGAAGGTGGTGACGCCGCATTAA
- a CDS encoding aminotransferase class III-fold pyridoxal phosphate-dependent enzyme, whose product MKAIRGALEGGIALGGPNLVEAELARLVCGRFPSVDQVRFTNSGTEGNLLAVSAARAYTKRSKVLVMEGGYHGGVFYFSGPTPLNVPFPFVFGRYNDIDYTRAAIREHAADLAVVIVEPMMGGGGCIAADDSFLAMLREEATKAGAVLIFDEVMTSRLSPGGIQQLSGVTPDMTTFGKYIGGGLTFGGFGGRADIMANFDPSRADSWPHAGTFNNNILTMSAGVAGLTEVYPPEVATSFNAKGDQLRGRLNAVAREKGLPAQFTGRGSMMSVHFGWKPVRGPEDTKQTPQALRDLFHMDLLARGIYLARRGMINLSVPMTDGDFDALVAAVDEVLTVRSAVIASTFGPAKAAA is encoded by the coding sequence ATGAAGGCGATCCGTGGCGCGCTCGAAGGCGGCATCGCGCTGGGCGGCCCCAACCTGGTGGAGGCCGAGCTGGCCCGCTTGGTCTGCGGGCGCTTTCCGTCGGTCGACCAGGTGCGCTTCACCAACTCCGGCACCGAGGGCAACCTGCTGGCCGTCTCGGCCGCGCGTGCCTACACCAAGCGCTCCAAGGTGCTGGTGATGGAGGGCGGCTATCACGGCGGCGTCTTCTACTTCTCGGGCCCGACGCCGCTCAACGTGCCGTTCCCCTTCGTGTTCGGCCGCTACAACGACATCGACTACACGCGTGCCGCCATCCGCGAGCATGCGGCCGACCTGGCGGTCGTGATCGTCGAGCCGATGATGGGCGGCGGCGGCTGCATCGCGGCCGACGACAGCTTCCTTGCCATGCTGCGCGAAGAGGCGACGAAGGCGGGTGCGGTCCTGATCTTCGACGAGGTGATGACCTCGCGCCTGTCGCCGGGCGGCATCCAGCAGCTCTCGGGCGTCACCCCGGACATGACGACGTTCGGCAAGTATATCGGCGGCGGGCTGACCTTCGGCGGCTTCGGCGGCCGGGCCGACATCATGGCCAATTTCGACCCCTCGCGGGCCGATTCCTGGCCCCATGCCGGGACCTTCAACAACAACATCCTGACCATGTCGGCCGGCGTCGCCGGCCTGACCGAGGTCTACCCGCCCGAGGTCGCGACCAGCTTCAATGCCAAGGGCGACCAGCTCCGCGGCCGCCTGAACGCGGTCGCCCGCGAGAAGGGCCTGCCGGCGCAGTTCACCGGCCGCGGCTCGATGATGAGCGTGCATTTCGGCTGGAAGCCGGTGCGCGGGCCCGAGGACACCAAGCAGACGCCGCAGGCCCTGCGCGACCTCTTCCACATGGATCTGCTGGCCCGCGGCATCTATCTCGCGCGGCGCGGCATGATCAACCTGTCGGTGCCGATGACCGACGGCGACTTCGACGCGCTCGTGGCGGCGGTGGACGAGGTGTTGACGGTGCGCTCGGCGGTGATCGCATCCACCTTCGGCCCGGCGAAGGCAGCGGCCTGA
- a CDS encoding DUF2061 domain-containing protein, whose protein sequence is MVDSLRMRLCFAILPAIALLAATLLAPAAARAADPAPLVGAEIEGHWQIAGKQVPLPAGRWVVAAHALAPYAGGQQVGAYGAIHSAILLQVDGDRITAKVEIHANALPVMDGWGIAADCERTDLPIATIRYKAGWDGSCFFLTHTTANRNGTATARSAAAFIAERGLRAPPEWLTVGFRVANRSDVVDARFHFTPALWSLPDHAGRWAASPWAPKQLEGDPVRLGVARSLTEWAVGFSGLVEAGIKNRLDPTAQIAMPNAVADHRGVLEQRRAAIDDLLKSGAIDGEMHQRQIALLVERGLDPGSQVADPATVALYKTLAYRPMVSFANIWIDYFWIGQPWAAGMLVLLQVTVNTTKFYFHELAWEQVRGPGSRRDSARVIDFAYLGTNR, encoded by the coding sequence ATGGTCGATAGCCTGCGCATGCGCCTCTGCTTCGCAATTCTTCCGGCGATCGCTCTCCTGGCGGCCACCCTCCTGGCGCCGGCAGCCGCGCGAGCCGCCGACCCCGCTCCGCTGGTCGGGGCCGAGATCGAGGGCCATTGGCAAATCGCTGGAAAGCAGGTGCCGCTGCCGGCCGGCCGCTGGGTCGTGGCGGCGCACGCGCTGGCCCCCTATGCCGGCGGTCAGCAGGTCGGTGCCTACGGCGCGATCCACAGCGCGATCCTGCTCCAGGTCGACGGCGACCGGATCACGGCCAAGGTCGAAATCCACGCCAACGCGCTGCCGGTGATGGACGGCTGGGGCATCGCCGCGGACTGCGAGCGCACCGACCTGCCGATCGCAACCATCCGCTACAAGGCGGGGTGGGACGGCTCCTGCTTCTTCCTGACCCACACCACCGCGAACCGCAACGGCACCGCGACGGCCCGGTCGGCCGCGGCCTTCATCGCCGAGCGCGGCCTGCGCGCGCCGCCCGAATGGCTGACCGTCGGCTTCCGCGTCGCCAACCGCAGCGATGTCGTCGACGCCCGGTTTCATTTCACGCCGGCACTGTGGTCGCTGCCCGACCATGCGGGGCGCTGGGCCGCCAGCCCGTGGGCGCCCAAACAGCTCGAAGGCGACCCCGTGCGCCTGGGCGTTGCCCGCTCGCTGACGGAATGGGCCGTGGGCTTCAGTGGCCTCGTCGAGGCCGGCATCAAGAACCGGCTCGACCCCACCGCGCAGATCGCGATGCCGAACGCCGTGGCCGATCACCGCGGGGTGCTGGAGCAGCGGCGGGCGGCGATCGACGATCTGCTGAAATCCGGTGCGATCGACGGCGAGATGCACCAGCGGCAGATCGCCCTGCTGGTGGAGCGCGGTCTCGACCCCGGCTCGCAGGTGGCCGACCCCGCGACCGTTGCCCTCTACAAGACGCTGGCCTACCGGCCGATGGTGTCGTTCGCCAACATCTGGATCGACTATTTCTGGATCGGCCAGCCCTGGGCCGCCGGCATGCTGGTGCTGCTGCAGGTGACGGTGAACACGACCAAGTTCTATTTCCACGAACTGGCGTGGGAACAGGTCCGCGGCCCCGGCAGCCGGCGCGACAGCGCCCGGGTGATCGACTTCGCCTACCTCGGGACCAATCGCTGA
- a CDS encoding substrate-binding domain-containing protein yields the protein MAASVLLGFLVAAHPAPADAEAAARFLDPSLAWLAPALPESWRLAAADAVPPVLCAGRGPLSGWLALAPVPPPEFAGCARLRPMRQATLAVGRQAGVVVTGRGTPELRLDSARLHQALEGGAEGGPRSWRDIDSRLPDTPIAVLLPDAGSPLWRLLSATVLQAGCLSQPAIRRIFDAGERRARCEAVRTDGAVDRRQDGTDVTGWLAARGAGAVAVVTFAEFLALGDGVVPVALGDVLPTAAAITADRYPMSRTIHLSVGLPNPAGVAMLRQFLRLAGEETIGPAGSLAALGIVPLSAPARVELRQTLLSLGGAL from the coding sequence TTGGCTGCGTCCGTCCTGCTCGGATTCCTGGTGGCGGCCCACCCCGCCCCGGCCGATGCCGAGGCCGCCGCCCGTTTCCTCGACCCGTCGCTGGCCTGGCTGGCCCCGGCGCTGCCCGAGTCGTGGCGGCTTGCCGCAGCGGACGCGGTCCCGCCCGTCCTCTGCGCTGGCCGAGGGCCGCTCTCCGGCTGGCTGGCGCTGGCCCCCGTACCGCCACCTGAATTCGCCGGCTGCGCCCGGTTGCGGCCGATGCGCCAGGCGACCCTGGCGGTGGGGCGGCAGGCCGGCGTCGTCGTCACCGGCCGCGGCACGCCGGAACTGCGCCTCGATTCCGCCCGGCTGCACCAGGCGCTCGAGGGCGGTGCGGAGGGCGGCCCGCGCAGTTGGCGCGACATCGACAGCCGACTGCCCGATACCCCGATCGCCGTCCTGCTGCCGGATGCCGGCAGCCCGCTCTGGCGCCTGCTGTCCGCCACCGTCCTCCAGGCGGGATGCCTGAGCCAGCCGGCAATCCGGCGGATCTTCGATGCGGGCGAGCGCCGGGCGCGCTGCGAGGCGGTGCGGACCGATGGCGCCGTGGACCGCCGGCAGGACGGCACCGATGTTACCGGCTGGCTGGCGGCGCGCGGCGCGGGCGCCGTGGCGGTCGTCACCTTCGCGGAGTTCCTGGCGCTGGGCGACGGCGTGGTCCCGGTCGCCTTGGGCGACGTGCTGCCGACCGCGGCCGCCATCACCGCCGACCGGTACCCCATGAGCCGCACCATCCACCTCTCGGTGGGCCTCCCCAATCCGGCCGGTGTGGCCATGCTGCGGCAATTCCTGCGGCTCGCCGGAGAGGAGACGATCGGTCCGGCGGGTTCCCTGGCCGCGCTTGGCATCGTGCCGTTGTCCGCTCCCGCGCGGGTCGAACTGCGGCAAACCCTGCTGTCCCTGGGAGGCGCTTTATGA
- a CDS encoding cytochrome b — protein MPHGRYDPVSVGLHWLTAGLVAAMFLLVLVPGVVKGSVALHKNIGLLLILVMLLRIVWRLTGGRRLAAPAGVPKILQLGAKAAHLGLYALLLGTAALGWVYVDAKGMELSLFGIDVPSVAYYDRDLAMTVYGWKKVAAYTLLALILAHAAAAIVYHHLLRRDGVLDAMLPARARKAARPAVAAAALLALLPSAGEAQATFDVDAYAKALAASLAKACPMAKPDDTAAHEACRKAMGQGVEASMRDYSFLFGGQQKGLWLKEKKTTVFRGDLFQDLYMSLFMFTGEVSVETSPDGNRTVALQAYFRNGLPAGLYPYPFWHSDPKWAAYEKANQIRLRLSPAGKVLFAYRADIGSDANRGVYKPVKPPVFLGEWMWPGADGVAEPRATLFSAYYSLDNPHLAALDESYRRMAISFRNADCTVCHAPDGHRKMNKLTLLQTPLHAAASIDAVIDEVRMNKMPVDDYEDPRPLPPGLRRELLSNGEEFRRLLRTADAWEVTNGRPKARRIAAK, from the coding sequence ATGCCGCATGGCCGGTACGATCCGGTCAGCGTCGGGCTGCATTGGCTGACGGCCGGCCTCGTGGCCGCCATGTTCCTGCTGGTTCTCGTGCCGGGGGTGGTGAAGGGCTCGGTGGCCCTGCACAAGAACATCGGCCTGCTGCTGATCCTGGTGATGCTGCTGCGCATCGTCTGGCGGCTGACAGGGGGTCGGCGGCTGGCGGCGCCCGCTGGCGTGCCGAAGATCCTGCAGCTTGGTGCGAAGGCCGCCCACCTCGGCCTCTACGCGCTCCTTCTCGGCACCGCGGCGCTGGGCTGGGTCTATGTCGACGCCAAGGGGATGGAACTCTCCCTGTTCGGAATCGATGTGCCCAGCGTCGCCTACTACGACCGCGACCTGGCGATGACGGTCTATGGCTGGAAGAAGGTCGCGGCCTATACCCTGCTGGCGCTGATCCTGGCGCATGCCGCAGCCGCCATCGTCTACCATCACCTGCTGCGCCGGGACGGGGTGCTGGACGCCATGCTGCCGGCCCGCGCGCGCAAGGCGGCCCGCCCGGCGGTCGCCGCAGCGGCACTTCTCGCCCTTCTGCCATCGGCTGGCGAGGCGCAGGCGACCTTCGACGTCGACGCCTACGCCAAGGCGCTGGCCGCCTCGCTCGCCAAGGCCTGCCCGATGGCGAAGCCCGACGACACGGCCGCCCACGAGGCCTGCCGGAAGGCGATGGGCCAGGGCGTCGAAGCCAGCATGCGCGACTATTCGTTCCTGTTCGGCGGACAGCAGAAGGGCCTGTGGCTGAAGGAGAAGAAGACGACCGTGTTCCGCGGCGATCTTTTCCAGGACCTCTACATGTCGCTCTTCATGTTCACGGGCGAGGTCAGCGTCGAGACGTCGCCCGACGGCAACAGGACGGTGGCGCTGCAGGCCTATTTCCGCAACGGCCTGCCCGCTGGCCTCTATCCCTACCCCTTCTGGCACAGCGATCCGAAATGGGCGGCCTACGAGAAGGCCAACCAGATCCGCCTGCGCCTGTCGCCGGCCGGCAAGGTGCTGTTCGCCTATCGCGCCGACATCGGGTCGGATGCCAACCGTGGCGTCTACAAGCCGGTCAAGCCGCCGGTATTCCTCGGCGAGTGGATGTGGCCGGGGGCGGACGGCGTGGCCGAGCCGCGCGCGACCCTGTTCTCGGCCTACTACAGCCTCGACAATCCCCATCTGGCCGCCCTGGACGAAAGCTACCGCCGCATGGCGATCAGCTTCCGCAACGCCGACTGCACCGTCTGTCATGCCCCGGACGGGCACCGGAAGATGAACAAGCTCACCCTGCTGCAGACGCCGCTGCACGCGGCCGCCAGCATCGACGCCGTGATCGACGAGGTCCGCATGAACAAGATGCCCGTCGACGACTACGAGGACCCGCGCCCCCTGCCGCCCGGGCTCCGGCGGGAGCTGCTGTCCAATGGCGAGGAGTTCCGCCGGCTGCTGCGCACGGCGGACGCCTGGGAGGTGACGAACGGGCGGCCCAAGGCGCGGCGGATAGCGGCGAAGTAG
- a CDS encoding N-acyl-D-amino-acid deacylase family protein, translating into MSRPDLILRGGTVIDGSGAPGRLADVAVAGDRIVAVGDLSGQSAGTEVDCTGRAIAPGFIDVHTHDDRYLLEEPLMPAKASQGVTTVVVGNCGSSLAPYTRADLPKTASAMLDDPRWRFPTAGQYFEALDAGRPALNAAVLVGHRSLRFNCMDDLERPATADEITLMRSQLREALDAGAIGMSTGLFYPGAQKATTEEVAEIASEMRGDDGIYTAHIRDEGDRLLESIEEAAEIGRRAGVQVILSHHKAAGRTNFGKTAQSLPLIEKLQKTQRLGFDVYPYVASSTALLPGIVDRAERVHVTWCKGRPEYANRDLDEVGRELGGLSRVETAKALVPAGAIYFTMDEADVSRVVAHPRSMIGSDGVPWDAFPHPRLWGTFPRVLGRYAREQGLLSLESAVHKMTGLPAAEFGLKDRGLVREGAFADLVVFDAGTVADSATFAEPKQAAAGIDRVLVNGETVWQQGVSTGARPGRALRRQTGTTRGAPAV; encoded by the coding sequence ATGTCCCGACCCGATCTTATCCTGCGCGGCGGCACCGTCATCGATGGCAGCGGCGCGCCCGGCCGCCTGGCCGACGTGGCCGTCGCCGGCGACCGCATCGTCGCGGTCGGCGACCTGTCCGGCCAGTCGGCCGGGACCGAGGTCGACTGTACGGGCCGGGCGATCGCGCCCGGCTTCATCGACGTCCATACCCATGACGACCGCTACCTGCTGGAGGAGCCGCTGATGCCGGCCAAGGCCAGCCAGGGTGTGACCACGGTCGTCGTCGGCAATTGCGGCTCGTCGCTGGCGCCCTACACCCGCGCCGACCTGCCCAAGACGGCGTCCGCCATGCTGGACGATCCGCGCTGGCGCTTCCCGACGGCAGGGCAGTATTTCGAGGCGCTCGACGCCGGTCGGCCGGCGTTGAACGCGGCCGTCCTGGTCGGCCACCGCTCGCTGCGCTTCAACTGCATGGACGACCTGGAGCGGCCGGCGACGGCAGACGAGATCACCCTGATGCGCAGCCAGTTGCGCGAGGCGCTCGACGCCGGGGCCATCGGCATGTCGACCGGCCTCTTCTACCCCGGTGCGCAGAAGGCGACGACCGAGGAGGTGGCCGAGATCGCCAGCGAGATGCGCGGCGACGACGGCATCTACACCGCCCATATCCGCGACGAGGGCGACCGGCTGCTGGAATCGATCGAGGAGGCGGCCGAGATCGGCCGGCGCGCCGGCGTGCAGGTGATCCTGTCGCACCACAAGGCGGCGGGCCGCACCAACTTCGGCAAGACCGCGCAGTCGCTGCCGCTGATCGAGAAGCTGCAGAAGACCCAGCGCCTGGGCTTCGACGTCTATCCCTATGTCGCGTCCTCCACCGCGCTGCTGCCCGGCATCGTCGACCGGGCCGAGCGCGTCCACGTCACCTGGTGCAAGGGCCGGCCCGAATATGCCAACCGGGACCTGGACGAGGTCGGGCGCGAATTGGGCGGCCTGTCGCGGGTCGAGACGGCCAAGGCGCTGGTCCCGGCCGGGGCGATCTACTTCACCATGGACGAGGCCGACGTCAGCCGCGTCGTCGCCCACCCGCGCTCGATGATCGGGTCGGACGGCGTGCCGTGGGATGCGTTCCCGCACCCGCGCCTGTGGGGCACCTTCCCCCGCGTGCTCGGCCGCTATGCCCGCGAGCAGGGGCTGCTGTCGCTGGAATCGGCGGTGCACAAGATGACCGGGCTGCCGGCGGCGGAGTTCGGACTGAAGGACCGCGGGCTGGTGCGCGAGGGCGCCTTCGCCGACCTGGTGGTGTTCGACGCCGGCACCGTGGCCGATTCCGCCACCTTCGCCGAACCCAAGCAGGCCGCGGCCGGCATCGACCGCGTTCTGGTGAATGGCGAGACGGTCTGGCAGCAAGGCGTCAGCACCGGCGCCCGCCCCGGCCGGGCGCTGCGTCGGCAGACCGGCACGACGCGGGGTGCCCCGGCCGTCTGA